The nucleotide sequence ATTACAATAAAATCGGTATGGCCCAAATCAGCAAGTACTTTAGCAATATGGCTGTTTAAGATGCCTTGCTTTTTCATTCCATTTTATCCTCCACTTCTTTTCTCAATGGCATGCCGCCTTGCGCGCCAAACTTCATGACGGATAATGAAGCCGCCCGATTAGCAAAACGAAGGCTTTCTTCGATTGTTTTTCCTTCTGCTAAAGCTACGGCAAGCGCGGCATTGAAAGTATCCCCTGCACCTGTCGTATCAACTGCTTCTACAGCATAAGAAGGAATGAGCACTTCACTTTTGCCATTAAAATAACGGACGCCCCGCTTCCCCTCCGTAATAAATAATTTTTCGGGATATTTTGTTAATGCTTCTCCCGCACTGATCCCCGCAAATAATAATGCTGCTTCATGTTCATTCGGGGTAATGTAGGCCGCTTTCTCGATTACATTTTCACTGATCAGACGGGCTGGGGCTGGGTTCAACAGCAGTGGCACACCAAGCTCATAACATAAATCCGCTACATATTCTACCGTTTCTTCGGGAATCTCCTGCTGGATTAAAACAATATCTGCCTGCTCAATAGCCCGCTTGGCATGTTTTACATAGGCGGGTGTCACAGCATCGTTCGCTCCTTTTACGACAACAATGCTGTTGTCTCCTTCTGCTAAAATAATGTGGGCTGTTCCGCTTTCCATTTCGGTAACCGGTTCCACATAGTTGATTCGCACCTGATTATCAGCAAAGTTTTTAAGTATTTCCTTTCCGTAATGATCATCTCCGACACAGCCGACCATATATACTTCTGCGCCAAGCCGGGCGGCAGCTACCGCCTGATTTGCCCCTTTGCCACCAGGAACGGTCTTAAATGACTCTCCAAGTACCGTCTCTCCTGCTTCTGGCCGTTTGGCCGATGTAACGACTAAATCCATGGATGAACTGCCAATTACTGCAACTTTAACCATCCTTCTTCACCTTCCTCGTTGTATTTCTTTCTACAAATGTAACTGGCAGTTGAATGTTCTGCTCGGTCACCTGCTCTTTTTTGATTAACTTTAACAAAAGTTGGGCTGCTTGTTTTCCCATTTCATATACCGGTTGTCGTATTGTCGATAAGGCGGGGAAAAGCAGTCTGCTCATTGGAATATCATCAAAACCAATAATTTGGACCTCATCCGGAATCGACTTGCCAATTCGTAAAGCTTCATGAAGCACGGCCGCAGCCGTCATATCATTGCTTGCAAGAATTCCATCCGTTCCAGGATAATGG is from Bacillus sp. PK3_68 and encodes:
- the rbsK gene encoding ribokinase, producing MVKVAVIGSSSMDLVVTSAKRPEAGETVLGESFKTVPGGKGANQAVAAARLGAEVYMVGCVGDDHYGKEILKNFADNQVRINYVEPVTEMESGTAHIILAEGDNSIVVVKGANDAVTPAYVKHAKRAIEQADIVLIQQEIPEETVEYVADLCYELGVPLLLNPAPARLISENVIEKAAYITPNEHEAALLFAGISAGEALTKYPEKLFITEGKRGVRYFNGKSEVLIPSYAVEAVDTTGAGDTFNAALAVALAEGKTIEESLRFANRAASLSVMKFGAQGGMPLRKEVEDKME